In the genome of Pirellulales bacterium, the window TCGGTGCCGTTCGTCGTTGTCGCCGCGGAGAAAGACGTAACCGGAAAACAGGGGCAGATAGCTGGTGCGAACGCGGCCTTGCGGGGAGCGCTGGCGCCGCGGCACGAGCGGGCCATAGTGGGCCAACTCCAGCGCCCGCAGCCGCCGCAGCAGGTCTTTCTCGCGCCGCGGCAGCGTGTACAGCGCCCACCATTGCGCCGACTGATTCGCATGCCCCGCCGGATCGCTCGCGCAGGCCTCGAACAAGTCGGCCGGGTAGACATCGGGTTCAGCGGGCAGAATCGGCATCTTGCATGGTGCCATGGGCCAGAGGTGCACGGCGCGCACTCCGTTCCCGTGGGTGACCATCGTCCCCTGAGTTTTGACCTGGAACACGCTTGATTTGCACGGGCGTTGGCATCCTTACCTCGAGTTTCGGGGCATCCGAATCCTGAATGCCCCGCGTCAGGACGGGTGCAAGAGAAATGCCGAGGGGGCAAGGTCCCCCCACTGACCCTCCGCTTCGTTACCGGCAGACTATTCGATCGCGCACAATCCGCACGTCCGTTACCTCCCGCGCGCCGTTCTCCCGGAGCCTGTCGCCCAGAAGCAACGCCAAGGTGGCAAAAAACCACGCCCGAATACTCGGATTCGCGGGGCGGCTGACCATTCCCTGGGAATCAATCCCGGTCGAGAAGGGTTCGAAGACCGTCGCATTCCCCTGGCGACGGAGCGGCCGGAAATTGCTGGGCAGGCGACGCGCGGAAGCGAGCGAACCTGCGCTCCTTTCGCCGCATCACCGGCGTGCCGCAGCAGACTCGATCCCGGCACCCCGCGTCCTCCTCCGGATGATTTTGCGCGAGTGCCTTGAGTATATCCTTGACCCCTCGAACATCAAGCAATCTCGGCGACGAAAATTCTTGATTCGACAGGGTTTACGCCAATCTGGCCCAAATAATTTGCCTATCCCGGGCAGCCGGCCTGAAGGGGGGCCGCGGCCGTGGCCGATCCACTGTCGGCCGGGCAGTTCAGCTCTTGCCGCGATGCCAGAACTGCCGCCCCCGGATTGACCGAACACCCTGGCCGCCGAAACGCATTTCGAGCCGTACCTCGGGGTCCGGGGCGGCCTCGACCGACAGCCGGTGCGAGCCTTTGGCCAGGTGCACGGGCAGGATTTGCAAGTTGCCGAAGTGCGCGCTCTTCCCGTCGAACAACAGCTTGTCGTCTACGCGCAATTTGAGCCGCCCGTCGTGGCGAATGTGGAACTGGTAGACCTCGGCCGCGGTCACGTCGAAATAGCCGGAAAGGATGAACGGCTTGTCGACGCTTCCGCCAGCCTTCAGGAACCAGTCCTTGTTCGTCAGATCGGTCACGACGCGCGGTCTTGCCCCCCCGGCCT includes:
- a CDS encoding antitermination protein NusG, producing MPILPAEPDVYPADLFEACASDPAGHANQSAQWWALYTLPRREKDLLRRLRALELAHYGPLVPRRQRSPQGRVRTSYLPLFSGYVFLRGDNDERHRALTTQCVSRCLEVPCAAELVADLSRIHRLIAGGLAPTPEALVQPGMAVRVKSGPLAGLEGEVVERRGQKRLLVAVRFLQQGASVELDDFAVERIDR